The window CTTAGATCCTTTCCGGTGCCGGTTTCAGTCGATTCGATGGGCTAAGTCTATTTCCGTATATTTCATTATACACCTATAACTATTCAAAGCAACTGATAGAATTTCAATTTGTCTCTTTTTCCCTATAAAATTTTATACTTCTGAGGATTTTGCGATTTCTTTGAAGTATGGGCTCCATTAGATTAACCAATTGAAATTAATAAATAAATACTCAGATCCTGCTCCAGTAGGACAGTGGCACCCCTTTTGCTTTAGTACGAAAATAACGTTCAGGGATCGGGGGTCAGGGATCGGGGGTCGGCGAAAGACATTTTCATTCTTCGTAGTGCCCGACCCGGGCATGAGCGCTTAACACAAAGATACGAATCTTGAATTTCGAACATCGAATTTCGAATTATGAAGTTTTTTCAGCTTACTTCGACATTCAGTATTCGTTATTCGATATTCGACATTCGGTTTTTCATTCGTCGTTGCCCCCCCTTGCCCTCTCATCGAGGAGGATGGTGAGGAAAGGGACCATGAGGGTTTGGTTCGAAAATGCAGTTTTTAAATTTCAAGATTCAATAAAAGGTGAGACCATGTATCCTATTCCGGAAACCGTAAACAAAGGGCAGGCCGAGCCTCCCCATGTCCTGGTTGTAGAGGATGAATCCAGCGTGGCTAAAGGGCTGGAACTCGTCATGCGTGAAGAGGGTTATAATGTGGAACTGGCCGATACCGGGCAAAAGGCCCTTGAGAAATTCGCTGCCATGGATTTTGACCTGGTGGTAGCCGACCTCCGGTTGCCCGACATCGATGGTCTGGAGGTCATCCAGCGGGTCAAGGAGAACCGGCCTGAAACCAAAATAATTATCATAACCGGCTATCCATCGGTGGCTTCTGCCGTCCAGGCGGTAAAGATGGGGGTGGCGGATTACCTCCGTAAGCCCTTTACCGATGATGAAGTTATGGCCGTAGTGGGGAATGCCCTGAAAGCCAGGAAAAAGGATTCGATGGAATCCCTTATTATTGAAACCCAGGCGGAAAGGCTTATCCAGAGGGATGAGGTTATCCGGGTCCTGGATAAGGCCTCTCAAAATGAAAATTTTTGGCACAACCTGATGGAAGACGGGATGGAAGCGCTGAAGGAATACCAGCTTTCGGCAACCGCCAAAGCCGCCATACTGTCAGGAGATCTGGACTGGATCCGGAAGAATGTGGGGGATCTCTCCGAAGTGCAGCTTTTATCCCTTTACAAACTTCTGGACCGTTAAGATACTCAACCGGGCTTTAGGCAAAAGCCGAAAGGCGATTTTGATGAAACCGTAAAAAAGCCGTCATTCCCGCGCAGGCGGGAATCCAGGCCAATCGAGATCAATTAAAAACACTGGATTCCGGCTTTCGCCGGAATGACGTAATGCGGGTTTCAGCGATTTTTTACGATTCAAACTATTTTAATAGATCAGGCAACATGTTGCCTGATAATACGCGCTTTATAAATAGATTTTCCGACTTGTTCGGATTGAGGTACCGGAAGGGAAAAACCCATGCACCTGGTCCATTTTGAGCAATCCCCTTTGCAGGGCCGATTGGATCCAGAGGCCCTCTTGGCCGAGATGCAGGTAAGGTTCGAAGGAAGGGCCGATGAACTTATCCCCATGCTTCAGTGCGTTCAAAAGGCCCTGGGCTTTTTGCCTGAGCAGATCCTTCTGGAGATCGCCCGCCTGACCCGGTTGCCGGCCGCCAGGGTTTTCGGGACGGCTACCTTTTATTCCCAGTTCCGTCTCCAGCCTGTAGGAAAATATATTATCCGGGTTTGCCGGGGGACCGCCTGTCATGTGAAAGGCTCCGGACGGATTCTTGATGACATCCAGGGATACCTCCAGGTGGCCCCTGGCCGGACTACCCAAGACGGCCTTTTTACCCTTGAAACGGTAGCCTGTTTCGGGTCCTGTGCCCTGGCACCCATTTTAGTAATCAATGAAAGGGTTTATGGAAGCACCAATCGATCCAAGGCCTTAAGACTTCTTTCGGATATGCGGGGGGGTTAGCATTCGGGGGTCGGGGATCGGGGATCGGGGATCAGGGATCAGGAGATTAGGGGTCGGGGGTCGGGATTTGATACGAAAATAAAGTGTCGAGGCATTAAATGGGAAAGATATGGATTTTAAAACTTTAAAGTCCGAAGCGGAAAGGGAATGGAAGGCCTTGCAGAATCTGCAGCAGCCCCTGATACAGATCGGACTGGGGACCTGTGGGAAGGCAGCCGGAGCGGAAGAGGTTTACTGCGCGGCCCAAAAAACGCTTCAACAAATAGGTCAGCCGGGCCGTTTCATGGAAGTGGGGTGTATCGGCATGTGTTACCTCGAACCCCTGCTGGCCGTGCGTAAGCCCCATGGACCATTTGTTTATTTTGGAAAACTTGACGCCGAAAAGACCGAGAAGATCCTTGTTTCCTTTCTCCGGGATGATGACCTCCTGAAAGAGTGGGCGGTTTGTACCCTGGGAGAAGAGACGA of the Deltaproteobacteria bacterium genome contains:
- the nuoE gene encoding NADH-quinone oxidoreductase subunit NuoE; translation: MHLVHFEQSPLQGRLDPEALLAEMQVRFEGRADELIPMLQCVQKALGFLPEQILLEIARLTRLPAARVFGTATFYSQFRLQPVGKYIIRVCRGTACHVKGSGRILDDIQGYLQVAPGRTTQDGLFTLETVACFGSCALAPILVINERVYGSTNRSKALRLLSDMRGG
- a CDS encoding response regulator, which produces MYPIPETVNKGQAEPPHVLVVEDESSVAKGLELVMREEGYNVELADTGQKALEKFAAMDFDLVVADLRLPDIDGLEVIQRVKENRPETKIIIITGYPSVASAVQAVKMGVADYLRKPFTDDEVMAVVGNALKARKKDSMESLIIETQAERLIQRDEVIRVLDKASQNENFWHNLMEDGMEALKEYQLSATAKAAILSGDLDWIRKNVGDLSEVQLLSLYKLLDR